A part of Gambusia affinis linkage group LG19, SWU_Gaff_1.0, whole genome shotgun sequence genomic DNA contains:
- the LOC122821930 gene encoding 26S proteasome non-ATPase regulatory subunit 11A-like, translating into MAAAAVAEFQRARSLIGTDRNASIDILHSIVKRDIQDSDEEAVRVKEQSILELGGLLAKTGQAAELGGLLKYVRPFLNSISKAKAARLVRSLLDLFLDMEAATGQEVELCLECIEWAKAEKRTFLRQALEPGIIHAAEEKDWKTAYSYFYEAFEGYDSIDSPRAITALKYMLLCKIMLNAPEDVQALISGKLALRYAGRQTDSLKCVAQASKNRSLADFEQALTEYKAELRNDPIISIHLTKLYDNLLEQNLIRVIEPFSRVQITHISSLIKLPKRDVERKLSQMILDQKFHGILDQGEGVLIVFNEPVVDKTYEAALETIQNMSKVVDSLYNKAKKLT; encoded by the exons ATGGCAGCCGCGGCTGTGGCTGAGTTTCAGAGAGCTCGGTCTCTTATCGGAACTGACCGGAACGCTTCCATCGATATCTTACACTCTATAG taaaACGGGACATCCAGGACAGCGATGAGGAGGCGGTGCGGGTTAAGGAACAGAGCATCTTGGAGTTGGGTGGGCTGCTGGCGAAGACTGGACAAGCAGCAG AGCTCGGAGGCCTCCTGAAGTATGTGCGCCCTTTCCTCAACTCCATCTCCAAGGCCAAAGCAGCCCGGCTGGTCCGCTCCCTGCTGGACTTGTTCCTGGACATGGAGGCAGCCACAGGTCAGGAGGTGGAGCTCTGTCTGGAGTGCATCGAGTGGGCCAAGGCTGAGAAGAGGACGTTCCTCCGACAGGCGCTCGAG ccagggATCATTCACGCAGCAGAGGAGAAAGACTGGAAGACGGCGTACTCATACTTTTACGAGGCCTTTGAGGGCTACGACTCCATCGACAGTCCCAGAGCCATCACCGCACTCAAATACATGCTGCTCTGCAAAATCATGCTCAATGC CCCAGAAGACGTCCAGGCCCTCATCAGTGGAAAACTTGCTCTGCGATACGCAGGCAGACAG ACAGACTCCCTGAAATGTGTGGCACAAGCCAGTAAGAACCGGTCGCTCGCAGACTTTGAACAG GCGCTAACGGAGTACAAAGCGGAGCTGAGGAATGACCCCATCATCAGCATCCACCTGACCAAGCTGTACGACAACCTGCTGGAGCAGAACCTCATCCGCGTCATCGAGCCCTTCTCCAGGGTGCAG attacACACATCTCCTCGCTCATCAAGCTCCCTAAG agAGACGTAGAGAGGAAACTATCTCAGATGATTCTGGATCAAAAGTTTCATG GTATTCTGGACCAAGGCGAAGGCGTGCTGATCGTGTTCAACGAGCCGGTGGTGGACAAGACGTACGAAGCGGCTCTGGAGACCATTCAGAACATGAGCAAAGTGGTCGACTCGCTCTACAACAAAGCAAAGAAACTCACATAA